The following coding sequences lie in one Arabidopsis thaliana chromosome 3, partial sequence genomic window:
- a CDS encoding Ribonuclease III family protein yields the protein MVILSASSTVRAALDTQPRLPYNPNAPRKVKKIPNGNSFLPPPSPAPSPGISISVADLLKRPSSKEITVDVDDTYMGYETWSPSPPKLEKPRSVFNPASLAFIGDSIYELYARRHFLFPPLSIEDYNDRVRAVVRCEAQYALLNKLVDDDFLTKEERDILRWGKNLGSARTRTRRRAGNAVYNKASSLETLIGYLYLTNGKRLEKIMEKLGFSSDSSTEIVIEETNPKPSESSNLPNFILSELNLPPPLNSIINFIIWWIRWKLHKS from the exons ATGGTGATTTTATCGGCGAGCTCCACTGTGAGAGCTGCCTTAGATACACAACCTAGACTTCCCTACAACCCTAATGCGCCGcgaaaagttaagaaaatccCTAACGGTAATTCATTCTTACCGCCGCCGTCACCTGCACCGTCTCCAGGAATCAGCATCTCCGTCGCCGATTTGCTCAAGCGTCCTTCAAGTAAAG AGATAACTGTTGACGTTGATGATACTTATATGGGATATGAGACATGGTCTCCAAGTCCACCAAAGTTGGAGAAACCAAGATCAGTCTTCAATCCTGCTTCTTTAGCCTTTATAGGCGATTCCATTtatgag CTATATGCTCGTAGGCATTTTCTTTTCCCTCCGCTTAGTATTGAAGATTATAACGATCGTGTTAGAGCTGTGGTGCGCTGTGAAGCTCAG TATGCTTTGCTGAATAAACTTGTTGATGATGACTTTCTAACAAAGGAAGAGAG GGATATTCTTAGGTGGGGAAAGAATCTAGGTTCTGCTAGAACACGTACAAGAAGGCGTGCAGGTAATGCGGTTTATAACAAGGCATCATCATTGGAAACACTA ATTGGTTATCTGTATCTGACAAACGGgaaaagattagaaaaaataatggaGAAGCTAGGATTCTCAAGTGATTCTTCAACTGAGATCGTGATTGAAGAAACCAACCCTAAACCATCAGAATCATCCAACCTGCCAAACTTCATACTCAGTGAGTTAAATCTACCTCCTCCATTAAATTCGATCATAAACTTCATCATTTGGTGGATTCGCTGGAAGCTACACAAGTCATAA
- a CDS encoding Ribonuclease III family protein, whose translation MVILSASSTVRAALDTQPRLPYNPNAPRKVKKIPNGNSFLPPPSPAPSPGISISVADLLKRPSSKEITVDVDDTYMGYETWSPSPPKLEKPRSVFNPASLAFIGDSIYELYARRHFLFPPLSIEDYNDRVRAVVRCEAQVWYLLTSLFSNFEETVYCSVS comes from the exons ATGGTGATTTTATCGGCGAGCTCCACTGTGAGAGCTGCCTTAGATACACAACCTAGACTTCCCTACAACCCTAATGCGCCGcgaaaagttaagaaaatccCTAACGGTAATTCATTCTTACCGCCGCCGTCACCTGCACCGTCTCCAGGAATCAGCATCTCCGTCGCCGATTTGCTCAAGCGTCCTTCAAGTAAAG AGATAACTGTTGACGTTGATGATACTTATATGGGATATGAGACATGGTCTCCAAGTCCACCAAAGTTGGAGAAACCAAGATCAGTCTTCAATCCTGCTTCTTTAGCCTTTATAGGCGATTCCATTtatgag CTATATGCTCGTAGGCATTTTCTTTTCCCTCCGCTTAGTATTGAAGATTATAACGATCGTGTTAGAGCTGTGGTGCGCTGTGAAGCTCAGGTTTGGTATCTTTTGACCTCCTTGTTTTCCAATTTTGAAGAGACAGTGTATTGTTCGGTATCATGA
- a CDS encoding Ribonuclease III family protein (Ribonuclease III family protein; FUNCTIONS IN: RNA binding, ribonuclease III activity; INVOLVED IN: RNA processing; EXPRESSED IN: 21 plant structures; EXPRESSED DURING: 13 growth stages; CONTAINS InterPro DOMAIN/s: Ribonuclease III (InterPro:IPR000999); BEST Arabidopsis thaliana protein match is: Ribonuclease III family protein (TAIR:AT1G55140.1).) produces the protein MGYETWSPSPPKLEKPRSVFNPASLAFIGDSIYELYARRHFLFPPLSIEDYNDRVRAVVRCEAQYALLNKLVDDDFLTKEERDILRWGKNLGSARTRTRRRAGNAVYNKASSLETLIGYLYLTNGKRLEKIMEKLGFSSDSSTEIVIEETNPKPSESSNLPNFILNEQVVSF, from the exons ATGGGATATGAGACATGGTCTCCAAGTCCACCAAAGTTGGAGAAACCAAGATCAGTCTTCAATCCTGCTTCTTTAGCCTTTATAGGCGATTCCATTtatgag CTATATGCTCGTAGGCATTTTCTTTTCCCTCCGCTTAGTATTGAAGATTATAACGATCGTGTTAGAGCTGTGGTGCGCTGTGAAGCTCAG TATGCTTTGCTGAATAAACTTGTTGATGATGACTTTCTAACAAAGGAAGAGAG GGATATTCTTAGGTGGGGAAAGAATCTAGGTTCTGCTAGAACACGTACAAGAAGGCGTGCAGGTAATGCGGTTTATAACAAGGCATCATCATTGGAAACACTA ATTGGTTATCTGTATCTGACAAACGGgaaaagattagaaaaaataatggaGAAGCTAGGATTCTCAAGTGATTCTTCAACTGAGATCGTGATTGAAGAAACCAACCCTAAACCATCAGAATCATCCAACCTGCCAAACTTCATACTCA ACGAGCAAGTGGTGTCATTTTAG
- the BGAL1 gene encoding beta galactosidase 1 (beta galactosidase 1 (BGAL1); FUNCTIONS IN: beta-galactosidase activity; INVOLVED IN: carbohydrate metabolic process; LOCATED IN: cell wall, plant-type cell wall; EXPRESSED IN: 27 plant structures; EXPRESSED DURING: 13 growth stages; CONTAINS InterPro DOMAIN/s: Glycoside hydrolase, family 35, conserved site (InterPro:IPR019801), Glycoside hydrolase, family 35 (InterPro:IPR001944), D-galactoside/L-rhamnose binding SUEL lectin (InterPro:IPR000922), Glycoside hydrolase, catalytic core (InterPro:IPR017853), Glycoside hydrolase, subgroup, catalytic core (InterPro:IPR013781), Galactose-binding domain-like (InterPro:IPR008979); BEST Arabidopsis thaliana protein match is: beta-galactosidase 3 (TAIR:AT4G36360.1); Has 2213 Blast hits to 2119 proteins in 468 species: Archae - 15; Bacteria - 882; Metazoa - 391; Fungi - 211; Plants - 629; Viruses - 0; Other Eukaryotes - 85 (source: NCBI BLink).), translating into MGSKPNAMKNVVAMAAVSALFLLGFLVCSVSGSVSYDSRAITINGKRRILISGSIHYPRSTPEMWPDLIRKAKEGGLDVIQTYVFWNGHEPSPGKYYFEGNYDLVKFVKLVQQSGLYLHLRIGPYVCAEWNFGGFPVWLKYIPGISFRTDNGPFKAQMQRFTTKIVNMMKAERLFESQGGPIILSQIENEYGPMEYELGAPGRSYTNWAAKMAVGLGTGVPWVMCKQDDAPDPIINACNGFYCDYFSPNKAYKPKMWTEAWTGWFTKFGGPVPYRPAEDMAFSVARFIQKGGSFINYYMYHGGTNFGRTAGGPFIATSYDYDAPLDEYGLERQPKWGHLKDLHRAIKLCEPALVSGEPTRMPLGNYQEAHVYKSKSGACSAFLANYNPKSYAKVSFGNNHYNLPPWSISILPDCKNTVYNTARVGAQTSRMKMVRVPVHGGLSWQAYNEDPSTYIDESFTMVGLVEQINTTRDTSDYLWYMTDVKVDANEGFLRNGDLPTLTVLSAGHAMHVFINGQLSGSAYGSLDSPKLTFRKGVNLRAGFNKIAILSIAVGLPNVGPHFETWNAGVLGPVSLNGLNGGRRDLSWQKWTYKVGLKGESLSLHSLSGSSSVEWAEGAFVAQKQPLTWYKTTFSAPAGDSPLAVDMGSMGKGQIWINGQSLGRHWPAYKAVGSCSECSYTGTFREDKCLRNCGEASQRWYHVPRSWLKPSGNLLVVFEEWGGDPNGITLVRREVDSVCADIYEWQSTLVNYQLHASGKVNKPLHPKAHLQCGPGQKITTVKFASFGTPEGTCGSYRQGSCHAHHSYDAFNKLCVGQNWCSVTVAPEMFGGDPCPNVMKKLAVEAVCA; encoded by the exons ATGGGTTCGAAACCTAATGCCATGAAGAATGTGGTGGCTATGGCGGCAGTTTCTGCTCTGTTCCTTCTAGGGTTTCttgtttgctctgtttctggTTCTGTCTCTTACGATAGCAGAGCCATTACCATCAATGGCAAAAGAAGAATCCTTATCTCTGGATCTATTCACTACCCCAGAAGTACTCCTGAG ATGTGGCCAGATCTAATTCGGAAAGCAAAGGAAGGAGGCTTAGATGTGATTCAGACTTATGTGTTCTGGAATGGGCATGAGCCATCTCCTggaaaa TATTATTTCGAGGGCAACTATGATTTGGTTAAGTTTGTCAAGTTGGTCCAACAATCTGGACTCTATCTTCATCTAAGGATTGGTCCTTATGTCTGTGCTGAATGGAACTTCGG AGGATTTCCTGTTTGGCTTAAGTACATTCCAGGGATTAGCTTCAGAACAGATAACGGTCCTTTCAAG GCTCAAATGCAAAGATTCACCACGAAGATTGTTAACATGATGAAAGCTGAGAGGCTTTTTGAATCTCAAGGCGGTCCTATAATTCTCTCTCAG ATTGAAAATGAATATGGACCAATGGAGTATGAGCTTGGTGCACCGGGCCGGTCATACACCAACTGGGCAGCTAAGATGGCGGTGGGGCTAGGCACTGGTGTCCCTTGGGTCATGTGCAAACAAGACGATGCTCCCGACCCCATT ATCAATGCTTGCAATGGCTTCTACTGTGATTACTTCTCCCCAAACAAGGCTTACAAGCCTAAAATGTGGACCGAAGCCTGGACTGGATG GTTTACAAAGTTTGGAGGCCCAGTTCCTTACCGCCCAGCTGAAGATATGGCCTTTTCCGTTGCAAGGTTTATCCAAAAGGGTGGATCTTTCATCAACTACTATATG TATCATGGTGGAACAAACTTTGGTCGAACTGCTGGTGGTCCGTTTATCGCAACTAGCTATGATTATGATGCTCCTCTTGACGAATATG GACTTGAAAGGCAGCCTAAGTGGGGGCACTTGAAAGATTTGCATAGAGCAATTAAGCTGTGTGAACCAGCTTTAGTATCAGGAGAGCCCACAAGAATGCCTCTCGGAAACTATCAAGAG GCTCATGtgtacaaatcaaaatctggAGCTTGTTCTGCATTCTTAGCAAATTATAATCCAAAATCTTACGCCAAAGTTTCTTTCGGGAACAATCACTACAATCTCCCTCCGTGGTCTATAAGTATTCTCCCAGACTGCAAAAACACAGTTTACAACACAGCCAGG GTTGGTGCTCAAACTTCTAGGATGAAAATGGTTCGGGTTCCTGTTCATGGTGGTTTATCTTGGCAAGCATACAATGAAGACCCATCAACTTACATCGATGAGTCATTCACAATGGTCGGATTAGTGGAGCAGATAAACACTACACGAGACACTTCGGATTACCTGTGGTACATGACTGA TGTTAAAGTTGATGCCAATGAAGGATTTTTGAGGAATGGAGATTTGCCGACTCTTACTGTTCTATCAGCTGGCCATGCTATGCATGTGTTTATCAATGGTCAATTATCTG GATCTGCATATGGTAGTTTAGACTCTCCTAAGCTAACTTTTCGGAAAGGTGTGAATCTAAGAGCTGGTTTCAACAAAATTGCGATACTAAGCATTGCTGTTGGTCTCCCG AATGTGGGTCCACATTTTGAGACATGGAATGCTGGAGTTTTGGGTCCAGTTTCATTGAACGGTCTCAATGGGGGACGGAGAGATCTATCATGGCAGAAATGGACTTATAAG gtTGGTCTTAAAGGAGAGTCTCTGAGTCTTCATTCACTTAGTGGTAGCTCATCGGTTGAGTGGGCAGAAGGTGCATTTGTTGCACAGAAGCAACCACTTACTTGGTACAAG ACGACTTTCTCTGCTCCAGCTGGAGATTCGCCATTGGCTGTAGACATGGGAAGCATGGGAAAAGGTCAAATATGGATAAATGGGCAGAGCCTGGGACGTCACTGGCCTGCATATAAAGCAGTTGGTTCTTGCAGCGAGTGTTCTTATACCGGAACATTCAGAGAGGACAAGTGCTTAAGAAACTGTGGAGAGGCTTCTCAAAGATG GTACCATGTCCCAAGGTCGTGGCTAAAACCAAGTGGCAATCTATTGGTTGTCTTTGAGGAATGGGGAGGAGACCCGAACGGAATCACGTTGGTCAGAAGAGAAGTGGACAGTGTATGTGCAGATATCTATGAATGGCAATCAACGCTGGTGAACTACCAATTGCATGCTTCTGGAAAAGTTAATAAACCATTGCATCCCAAAGCACATTTACAATGCGGGCCCGGACAAAAGATCACCACCGTGAAGTTTGCTAGTTTCGGGACACCTGAAGGGACTTGTGGTAGTTACCGTCAAGGAAGCTGTCACGCCCATCACTCCTATGACGCTTTCAACAAA cTTTGTGTTGGGCAGAACTGGTGTTCTGTAACTGTAGCACCGGAGATGTTTGGTGGAGATCCGTGTCCAAATGTGATGAAGAAACTCGCGGTGGAAGCCGTTTGTGCTTAA